From Grus americana isolate bGruAme1 chromosome 11, bGruAme1.mat, whole genome shotgun sequence, a single genomic window includes:
- the ZXDC gene encoding LOW QUALITY PROTEIN: zinc finger protein ZXDC (The sequence of the model RefSeq protein was modified relative to this genomic sequence to represent the inferred CDS: inserted 1 base in 1 codon; deleted 1 base in 1 codon), with translation METQGLPAAEAARARPGAQHGGPTVPPAAPRRPPPPPDWEPAAAAASSSPVASTAASGLYVSFPVLLVEEKPEPGASPAPSPCAPPGGPAPDNDGLLLVFNVVRGAAEAGPGGGEAGRAQPGPPPAEPPEEAPGSAAPPPPPPPPPPPLPPAGGDGGGGAEDGSXSGTITINNQSLVVRIENGVLTLGPGAEQAVGAAPPVPPPPPAAASPAEPPSGPRPRSPPAFPCPEPRCGQAFPRKQQLRLHRLSAHGGGGEDGRGTAGAAARPFSCPVPGCAWSFATAYKLRRHLHSHDKLRPFACAAPGCAKRFTTVYNLRAHSRAHEQEAAHKCEACGQRFPSAARLAAHRRRSHLEPERPYRCDFPGCERTFITVSALFSHNRAHFREQEQFSCSFPGCNKQYDKACRLKIHMRSHTGERPFVCDFEGCGWSFTSMSKLLRHKRKHEDDRRFMCPVEGCGKSFTRAEHLKGHSITHLGTKPFECPVEGCCAKFSARSSLYIHSKKHLQDVDSLKTRCPVSSCNKLFTSKHSMKTHMVKQHNFSPDLLTQLEATSSLTPSSELTSPGQSDLSNIDLVSLFSNVSSNNSGIATDMALVNSGIVTIDVASVGSTLGGNLPVSNNSLSQAVDPLILVASSDMPQSLDSSLLLGTSATVLQQSTLNLDDVQTVNAEALGSLASLSVRNSSQDVHGLTSSNNLTIDTATLTPSSSLSSTNVPELLTPTKVERNLLPSSDVVSQQEGSKVVTQFVFSNPPGSYSAQKEMDLGTVTGSSFLESSGSARTDYRAIQLAKKRKQKGNGSSTGASGSGQRKSKGGKVSPTNFSSSTPGSRLGGNIVLPNGGLTIRDPATGAQYVQIQLLQDDSPGEGDLPFQLSSQSSSSHSQLTVDLPVHILQEPHNSTEDDAGSDNSQFTGSTINLQDLE, from the exons ATGGAAACGCAGGGGCTGCCCGCCGCGGAggcggcccgggcccggcccggcgcccAACATGGCGGCCCTACCgtgccgcccgccgccccgcgccgcccgccgccgccgcccgacTGGGAaccggcggccgccgccgcctcctcctcccccgtCGCCAGCACCGCCGCGTCGGGCCTCTACGTGAGCTTCCCGGTGCTGTTGGTAGAGGAGAAGCCGGAGCCCGGCGCCAGCCCGGCGCCCAGCCCCTGCGCGCCGCCG GGGGGGCCCGCGCCCGACAATGACGGGCTCCTGCTCGTCTTCAACGTGGTGCGCGGCGCGGCCGAGGCCGGCCCGGGCGGCGGCGAAGCGGGGCGCGCCCAGCCCGGCCCGCCGCCCGCCGAGCCACCGGAGGAGGCCCCCGGCtcggcggcgccgccgccgccgcctcctcccccgccgccgccgctgccccccgctGGCGGCgatggcggcggcggagcggagGACGGCT TCTCGGGGACCATCACCATCAACAACCAGAGCCTGGTGGTGCGCATCGAGAACGGCGTCCTGACGCTGGGGCCTGGCGCCGAGCAGGCCGTGGGCGCCGCGCCGCCCGTCCCGCCGcctccgcccgccgccgccagccccgccgagccgccgaGCGGGCCGCGGCCGCGCTCGCCGCCGGCCTTCCCctgcccggagccgcgctgcggcCAGGCCTTCCCCCGCAAGCAGCAGCTGCGGCTGCACCGTCTCTCGGCgcacggcggcggcggggaggacgGCCGGGGgacggcgggggcggcggcgcggccctTCAGCTGCCCGgtgccaggctgtgcctggTCCTTCGCCACGGCCTACAAGCTGCGGCGGCACCTGCACTCGCACGACAAGCTGCGGCCCTTCGCCTGCGCGGCGCCGGGCTGCGCCAAGCGCTTCACCACCGTGTACAACCTGCGGGCCCACAGCCGCGCCCACGAGCAGGAGGCGGCGCACAAGTGCGAGGCGTGCGGGCAGCGCTTCCCCAGCGCCGCCCGCCTCGCCGCCCACCGCCGCCGCAGCCACCTGGAGCCCGAGCGGCCCTACCGCTGCGACTTCCCCG gcTGTGAAAGAACATTTATCACAGTGAGTGCGTTATTCTCCCATAATCGAGCCCACTTTAGAGAGCAAGAGCAGTTCTCCTGTTCGTTCCCTGGCTGTAACAAGCAGTATGACAAAGCCTGCCGACTGAAAATCCACATGAGGAGTCACACAG GTGAAAGGCCTTTTGTCTGCGACTTTGAAGGTTGTGGCTGGTCTTTCACCAGTATGTCCAAGCTGCTGAGGCATAAAAG GAAACACGAAGATGACAGGAGATTTATGTGCCCAGTAGAAGGCTGTGGGAAGTCCTTCACAAGAGCAGAACACTTGAAAGGCCACAGTATAACTCACCTTGGTACAAAACCATTTGAGTGTCCAGTAGAAG GCTGTTGTGCAAAATTTTCAGCACGAAGTAGTCTGTATATTCACTCCAAAAAACATCTTCAGGATGTGGACTCATTAAAGACTCGTTGCCCTGTATCGAGTTGTAATAAATTGTTCACTTCCAAACACAGTATGAAGACACACATGGTAAAACAGCATAACTTCAGCCCAG ATCTCCTAACTCAGCTCGAAGCAACCAGCTCCCTCACACCCAGCAGCGAACTCACTAGTCCAGGACAGAGCGATCTCAGCAACATAGACCTCGTATCCCTGTTCTCCAACGTGTCTAGTAACAATTCTGGAATTGCAACAGACATGGCGCTAGTGAACTCTGGAATTGTCACAATTGATGTTGCTTCAGTGGGCTCAACGCTTGGAGGAAACCTGCCTGTCAGTAACAATTCTTTAAGCCAGGCAGTTGATCCGTTGATACTGGTGGCTAGCAGCGATATGCCACAGAGCCTGGACAGTTCTCTCTTGCTGGGAACCAGTGCAACAGTTCTACAGCAAAGCACTTTAAATTTGGATGATGTACAGACTGTCAATGCAGAAGCCTTGGGTTCATTAGCATCTCTGTCAGTGAGGAATTCCAGTCAAGATGTGCACGGTTTGACATCCAGCAATAATTTAACAATTGACACAGCCACTTTGACTCCTTCTAGTAGCCTCAGCAGTACCAATGTGCCTGAGTTACTAACACCAACTAAAGTTGAACGGAATTTGCTTCCTAGCTCGGACGTTGTTAGTCAACAAGAGGGCAGCAAAGTAGTGACGCAGTTTGTCTTCTCCAACCCGCCAGGGAGCTACAGtgcacagaaggaaatggaTCTTGGCACAGTGACTGGCAGCTCATTTTTG gagAGCAGTGGGTCTGCGAGAACAGACTACAGAGCCATTCAGTTagctaagaaaagaaaacaaaaagggaatGGGAGCAGCACAG GGGCATCTGGCTCTGGTCAGAGGAAAAGCAAGGGTGGTAAGGTGAGCCCTACCAACTTTTCGTCATCCACTCCTGGCAGTCGACTGGGTGGCAACATAGTTCTGCCAAACGGAGGGCTGACCATAAGGGACCCTGCCACTGGAGCCCAGTATGTGCAAATCCAGCTTCTTCAG GATGATTCCCCGGGAGAGGGAGATTTGCCCTTTCAACTGAGCTCTCAGTCCTCCTCGTCACATTCTCAGCTTACTGTGGATTTACCTGTTCACATACTTCAG GAGCCACACAATTCCACTGAAGATGATGCAGGTTCTGATAACTCTCAGTTCACTGGAAGCACAATAAACTTACAGGATCTGGAGTAA